The Cyprinus carpio isolate SPL01 chromosome A19, ASM1834038v1, whole genome shotgun sequence genome has a segment encoding these proteins:
- the polr1h gene encoding DNA-directed RNA polymerase I subunit RPA12, with translation MSCFSGDLNFCPECGNILPVPGRENTITCPRCSFKIPVREFTGQVIKSSVVFNPLDQSSSAVDSEEDAELKGPVIDRRCSRCNKEGMVYHTRQMRSADEGQTVFFTCIHCRFQEKEDS, from the exons atgtcatgttttagtGGCGATCTCAACTTTTGCCCGGAATGTGGGAATATCCTTCCAGTGCCTGGGAGAGAAAATACTATTACCTGCCCGCGGTGCTCTTTCAAAATCCCTGTCCGAG AATTCACAGGTCAAGTTATTAAGTCCTCGGTGGTGTTTAATCCTCTGGATCAGAGCTCCAGCGCTGTTGACAGTGAAGAGGATGCTGAGCTGAAGGGGCCAGTG ATCGACAGGAGATGCTCCCGCTGTAACAAAGAAGGAATGGTTTATCACACAAGACAGATGAGGTCTGCAGATGAAGGACAGACGGTCTTCTTCACGTGCATACACTGCAG GTTTCAAGAAAAGGAAGATTCATGA
- the ddx39b gene encoding DEAD (Asp-Glu-Ala-Asp) box polypeptide 39B has protein sequence MTENDVENELLDYEEDEVDAGGVGDTGLGHNDGIISIRKEGVKGSYVSIHSSGFRDFLLKPELLRAIVDCGFEHPSEVQHECIPQAILGMDVLCQAKSGMGKTAVFVLATLQQLEPVTGQVSVLVMCHTRELAFQISKEYERFSKYMPSVKVAVFFGGLSIKKDEEVLKKESPHVVVGTPGRILALSRNKSLNLRHIKHFILDECDKMLEQLDMRRDVQEIFRMTPHEKQVMMFSATLSKEIRPVCRKFMQDPMEIFVDDETKLTLHGLQQYYVKLKDNEKNRKLFDLLDVLEFNQVVIFVKSVQRCIALAQLLVEQNFPAIAIHRAMPQDERLARYQQFKDFQRRILVATNLFGRGMDIERVNIAFNYDMPEDSDTYLHRVARAGRFGTKGLAITFVSDETDARTLNDVQDRFEVNISELPEEIDISSYIEQTR, from the exons ATGACGGAGAACGACGTTGAGAACGAGCTGTTGGATTATGAGGAGGATGAGGTGGATGCAGGTGGTGTCGGGGACACAGGACTTGGACACAACGATGGCATAATATCCATCAGGAAAGAAGGGGTCAAAGGCTCATATGTGTCCATCCACTCCTCGGGATTCAGGGATTTCCTTCTCAAACCAGAACTGCTGAGAGCTATAGTGGACTGTGGCTTTGAACACCCATCTGAGG TTCAGCATGAATGCATTCCTCAGGCGATCCTGGGGATGGATGTATTATGTCAGGCCAAGTCTGGAATGGGGAAGACGGCTGTCTTTGTGTTGGCCACCCTTCAGCAGCTGGAGCCAGTGACCGGGCAG GTGTCAGTGTTGGTGATGTGTCACACCCGAGAGCTGGCCTTCCAGATCAGCAAAGAGTACGAGCGCTTCTCCAAATACATGCCCAGTGTCAAG GTGGCAGTGTTCTTTGGTGGTTTATCTATAAAGAAGGACGAGGAGGTTCTGAAGAAAGAGAGCCCTCATGTGGTGGTGGGAACTCCTGGACGTATTCTAGCTCTGTCTCGCAACAAGAGTCTCAACCTGCGCCACATCAAGCACTTCATCCTGGACGAATGCGACAAGATGCTGGAGCAACTTG ACATGCGGCGTGATGTCCAGGAGATCTTTCGCATGACCCCTCACGAGAAGCAGGTCATGATGTTCAGTGCCACCCTGAGTAAAGAGATCCGTCCCGTCTGCAGAAAGTTCATGCAAGAT CCGATGGAAATTTTTGTGGACGACGAGACCAAGCTGACACTTCACGGCCTCCAGCAGTACTACGTCAAGCTGAAGGACAACGAGAAGAACAGGAAGCTCTTTGACCTCCTGGATGTGTTGGAGTTCAACCAG GTGGTGATCTTCGTGAAGTCCGTGCAGCGTTGTATTGCTCTGGCTCAGTTGCTGGTGGAGCAAAATTTCCCTGCCATCGCCATTCATAGAGCAATGCCTCAAGACGAAAG ATTAGCTCGATATCAGCAGTTCAAGGATTTCCAGAGACGGATCCTGGTGGCCACAAACCTGTTTGGCCGAGGTATGGACATCGAAAGAGTCAACATCGCCTTCAACTACGACATGCCTGAAGATTCAGACACATACCTGCACAGG GTTGCAAGGGCTGGCAGGTTTGGAACGAAAGGTCTGGCCATCACCTTTGTGTCAGATGAGACTGACGCCCGCACTTTGAACGATGTTCAGGACAGGTTTGAGGTGAACATCAGCGAACTTCCAGAGGAGATTGACATCTCATCATATA TTGAGCAAACACGATAA